A single Lactuca sativa cultivar Salinas chromosome 8, Lsat_Salinas_v11, whole genome shotgun sequence DNA region contains:
- the LOC111900767 gene encoding uncharacterized protein LOC111900767 isoform X1: MKKVSRNKKKRDGEPPESVISTSHVNEGKNIAGLSDKKNKLKKKKRSKENSDHEGVPHDNVGEDDVNQQNALADNMDDANSPKKMKKAARNKKRKGMETSEVAPLPTPDDVKTSDKKKKKLKKQKKKGKEDGVIEHILHSNQQISKSKSISQIKPDDNEDGVYEISSGDEDETTGMKRWIGEYHGGRPGAEVLLQRINDFLVDHWAQKEKERKEKESEAAEGGWTVVTHMKGRKKTTDVESGTTVGSVAQAAVVDNISKKKKKQNQDQVGLTFYRFQRREAQRNEIMMLQSKFEQDKKRIQQMRAERKFRPY, from the exons ATGAAAAAAGTTTCAAGGAACAAGAAAAAAAGAGATGGAGAGCCACCGGAATCGGTTATTTCCACTAGTCATGTTAACGAGGGTAAAAACATTGCTGGACTGAGTGACAAAAAGAACAAattgaagaaaaagaaaagaagtaAAGAAAATAGTGATCATGAAGGCGTTCCACATGATAATGTAGGTGAAGATGATGTCAACCAACAAAATG CTTTGGCAGATAATATGGATGATGCGAATTCTCCAAAGAAGATGAAAAAAGCTGCAAGAAACAAAAAGAGGAAAGGCATGGAGACAAGTGAAGTTGCTCCCCTTCCTACTCCAGATGATGTTAAAACCAGTGACAAGAAAAAGAAGAAATTgaaaaaacagaaaaagaaaggaaaagaagATGGTGTCATTGAGCATATTTTGCACTCTAACCAACAAATCA GTAAGTCAAAGAGTATCTCTCAAATAAAACCCGATGACAATGAAGATGGAGTTTATGAAATTTCCTCAGGGGATGAGGACGAGACAACAGGAATGAAAA GATGGATTGGTGAATACCATGGAGGTAGACCTGGAGCAGAGGTTTTGTTGCAAAGGATCAACGACTTCTTAGTTGACCACTGGGCACAGAAGGAAAAG gaaagaaaagaaaaggagAGTGAAGCAGCAGAAGGTGGATGGACAGTTGTGACACATATGAAAGGAAGGAAAAAGACGACAGATGTGGAAAGTGGAACAACTGTTGGGTCTGTTGCTCAGGCTGCTGTCGTGGACAACATctccaaaaagaagaagaaacaaaACCAAGACCAAGTTGGCCTCACTTTCTATCGTTTTCAGAGAAGAGAGGCACAAAGAAATG AGATTATGATGCTACAGAGCAAATTTGAGCAGGACAAGAAAAGGATACAACAGATGAGGGCTGAAAGGAAGTTTCGACCTTATTAG
- the LOC111900767 gene encoding uncharacterized protein LOC111900767 isoform X2, translating to MKKVSRNKKKRDGEPPESVISTSHVNEGKNIAGLSDKKNKLKKKKRSKENSDHEGVPHDNVGEDDVNQQNDNMDDANSPKKMKKAARNKKRKGMETSEVAPLPTPDDVKTSDKKKKKLKKQKKKGKEDGVIEHILHSNQQISKSKSISQIKPDDNEDGVYEISSGDEDETTGMKRWIGEYHGGRPGAEVLLQRINDFLVDHWAQKEKERKEKESEAAEGGWTVVTHMKGRKKTTDVESGTTVGSVAQAAVVDNISKKKKKQNQDQVGLTFYRFQRREAQRNEIMMLQSKFEQDKKRIQQMRAERKFRPY from the exons ATGAAAAAAGTTTCAAGGAACAAGAAAAAAAGAGATGGAGAGCCACCGGAATCGGTTATTTCCACTAGTCATGTTAACGAGGGTAAAAACATTGCTGGACTGAGTGACAAAAAGAACAAattgaagaaaaagaaaagaagtaAAGAAAATAGTGATCATGAAGGCGTTCCACATGATAATGTAGGTGAAGATGATGTCAACCAACAAAATG ATAATATGGATGATGCGAATTCTCCAAAGAAGATGAAAAAAGCTGCAAGAAACAAAAAGAGGAAAGGCATGGAGACAAGTGAAGTTGCTCCCCTTCCTACTCCAGATGATGTTAAAACCAGTGACAAGAAAAAGAAGAAATTgaaaaaacagaaaaagaaaggaaaagaagATGGTGTCATTGAGCATATTTTGCACTCTAACCAACAAATCA GTAAGTCAAAGAGTATCTCTCAAATAAAACCCGATGACAATGAAGATGGAGTTTATGAAATTTCCTCAGGGGATGAGGACGAGACAACAGGAATGAAAA GATGGATTGGTGAATACCATGGAGGTAGACCTGGAGCAGAGGTTTTGTTGCAAAGGATCAACGACTTCTTAGTTGACCACTGGGCACAGAAGGAAAAG gaaagaaaagaaaaggagAGTGAAGCAGCAGAAGGTGGATGGACAGTTGTGACACATATGAAAGGAAGGAAAAAGACGACAGATGTGGAAAGTGGAACAACTGTTGGGTCTGTTGCTCAGGCTGCTGTCGTGGACAACATctccaaaaagaagaagaaacaaaACCAAGACCAAGTTGGCCTCACTTTCTATCGTTTTCAGAGAAGAGAGGCACAAAGAAATG AGATTATGATGCTACAGAGCAAATTTGAGCAGGACAAGAAAAGGATACAACAGATGAGGGCTGAAAGGAAGTTTCGACCTTATTAG